From the genome of Homo sapiens chromosome 6 genomic scaffold, GRCh38.p14 alternate locus group ALT_REF_LOCI_4 HSCHR6_MHC_MANN_CTG1, one region includes:
- the AGER gene encoding advanced glycosylation end product-specific receptor isoform 1 precursor (isoform 1 precursor is encoded by transcript variant 1): MAAGTAVGAWVLVLSLWGAVVGAQNITARIGEPLVLKCKGAPKKPPQRLEWKLNTGRTEAWKVLSPQGGGPWDSVARVLPNGSLFLPAVGIQDEGIFRCQAMNRNGKETKSNYRVRVYQIPGKPEIVDSASELTAGVPNKVGTCVSEGSYPAGTLSWHLDGKPLVPNEKGVSVKEQTRRHPETGLFTLQSELMVTPARGGDPRPTFSCSFSPGLPRHRALRTAPIQPRVWEPVPLEEVQLVVEPEGGAVAPGGTVTLTCEVPAQPSPQIHWMKDGVPLPLPPSPVLILPEIGPQDQGTYSCVATHSSHGPQESRAVSISIIEPGEEGPTAGSVGGSGLGTLALALGILGGLGTAALLIGVILWQRRQRRGEERKAPENQEEEEERAELNQSEEPEAGESSTGGP; this comes from the exons ATGGCAGCCGGAACAGCAGTTGGAGCCTGGGTGCTGGTCCTCAGTCTGTGGG GGGcagtagtaggtgctcaaaacaTCACAGCCCGGATTGGCGAGCCACTGGTGCTGAAGTGTAAGGGGGCCCCCAAGAAACCACCCCAGCGGCTGGAATGGAAACTG AACACAGGCCGGACAGAAGCTTGGAAGGTCCTGTCTCCCCAGGGAGGAGGCCCCTGGGACAGTGTGGCTCGTGTCCTTCCCAACGGCTCCCTCTTCCTTCCGGCTGTCGGGATCCAGGATGAGGGGATTTTCCGGTGCCAGGCAATGAACAGGAATGGAAAGGAGACCAAGTCCAACTACCGAGTCCGTGTCTACC AGATTCCTGGGAAGCCAGAAATTGTAGATTCTGCCTCTGAACTCACGGCTGGTGTTCCCAATAAG GTGGGGACATGTGTGTCAGAGGGAAGCTACCCTGCAGGGACTCTTAGCTGGCACTTGGATGGGAAGCCCCTGGTGCCTAATGAGAAGG GAGTATCTGTGAAGGAACAGACCAGGAGACACCCTGAGACAGGGCTCTTCACACTGCAGTCGGAGCTAATGGTGACCCCAGCCCGGGGAGGAGATCCCCGTCCCACCTTCTCCTGTAGCTTCAGCCCAGGCCTTCCCCGACACCGGGCCTTGCGCACAGCCCCCATCCAGCCCCGTGTCTGGG AGCCTGTGCCTCTGGAGGAGGTCCAATTGGTGGTGGAGCCAGAAGGTGGAGCAGTAGCTCCTGGTGGAACCGTAACCCTGACCTGTGAAGTCCCTGCCCAGCCCTCTCCTCAAATCCACTGGATGAAGGAT gGTGTGCCCTTGCCCCTTCCCCCCAGCCCTGTGCTGATCCTCCCTGAGATAGGGCCTCAGGACCAGGGAACCTACAGCTGTGTGGCCACCCATTCCAGCCACGGGCCCCAGGAAAGCCGTGCtgtcagcatcagcatcatcg AACCAGGCGAGGAGGGGCCAACTGCAG GCTCTGTGGGAGGATCAGGGCTGGGAACTCTAGCCCTGGCCCTGGGGATCCTGGGAGGCCTGGGGACAGCCGCCCTGCTCATTGGGGTCATCTTGTGGCAAAGGCGGCAACGCCGAGGAGAGGAGAG GAAGGCCCCAGAaaaccaggaggaagaggaggagcgtGCAGAACTGAATCAGTCGGAGGAACCTGAGGCAGGCGAGAGTAGTACTGGAGGGCCTTGA
- the AGER gene encoding advanced glycosylation end product-specific receptor isoform 3 precursor (isoform 3 precursor is encoded by transcript variant 3), which produces MAAGTAVGAWVLVLSLWGAVVGAQNITARIGEPLVLKCKGAPKKPPQRLEWKLGGGPWDSVARVLPNGSLFLPAVGIQDEGIFRCQAMNRNGKETKSNYRVRVYQIPGKPEIVDSASELTAGVPNKVGTCVSEGSYPAGTLSWHLDGKPLVPNEKGVSVKEQTRRHPETGLFTLQSELMVTPARGGDPRPTFSCSFSPGLPRHRALRTAPIQPRVWEPVPLEEVQLVVEPEGGAVAPGGTVTLTCEVPAQPSPQIHWMKDGVPLPLPPSPVLILPEIGPQDQGTYSCVATHSSHGPQESRAVSISIIEPGEEGPTAGSVGGSGLGTLALALGILGGLGTAALLIGVILWQRRQRRGEERKAPENQEEEEERAELNQSEEPEAGESSTGGP; this is translated from the exons ATGGCAGCCGGAACAGCAGTTGGAGCCTGGGTGCTGGTCCTCAGTCTGTGGG GGGcagtagtaggtgctcaaaacaTCACAGCCCGGATTGGCGAGCCACTGGTGCTGAAGTGTAAGGGGGCCCCCAAGAAACCACCCCAGCGGCTGGAATGGAAACTG GGAGGAGGCCCCTGGGACAGTGTGGCTCGTGTCCTTCCCAACGGCTCCCTCTTCCTTCCGGCTGTCGGGATCCAGGATGAGGGGATTTTCCGGTGCCAGGCAATGAACAGGAATGGAAAGGAGACCAAGTCCAACTACCGAGTCCGTGTCTACC AGATTCCTGGGAAGCCAGAAATTGTAGATTCTGCCTCTGAACTCACGGCTGGTGTTCCCAATAAG GTGGGGACATGTGTGTCAGAGGGAAGCTACCCTGCAGGGACTCTTAGCTGGCACTTGGATGGGAAGCCCCTGGTGCCTAATGAGAAGG GAGTATCTGTGAAGGAACAGACCAGGAGACACCCTGAGACAGGGCTCTTCACACTGCAGTCGGAGCTAATGGTGACCCCAGCCCGGGGAGGAGATCCCCGTCCCACCTTCTCCTGTAGCTTCAGCCCAGGCCTTCCCCGACACCGGGCCTTGCGCACAGCCCCCATCCAGCCCCGTGTCTGGG AGCCTGTGCCTCTGGAGGAGGTCCAATTGGTGGTGGAGCCAGAAGGTGGAGCAGTAGCTCCTGGTGGAACCGTAACCCTGACCTGTGAAGTCCCTGCCCAGCCCTCTCCTCAAATCCACTGGATGAAGGAT gGTGTGCCCTTGCCCCTTCCCCCCAGCCCTGTGCTGATCCTCCCTGAGATAGGGCCTCAGGACCAGGGAACCTACAGCTGTGTGGCCACCCATTCCAGCCACGGGCCCCAGGAAAGCCGTGCtgtcagcatcagcatcatcg AACCAGGCGAGGAGGGGCCAACTGCAG GCTCTGTGGGAGGATCAGGGCTGGGAACTCTAGCCCTGGCCCTGGGGATCCTGGGAGGCCTGGGGACAGCCGCCCTGCTCATTGGGGTCATCTTGTGGCAAAGGCGGCAACGCCGAGGAGAGGAGAG GAAGGCCCCAGAaaaccaggaggaagaggaggagcgtGCAGAACTGAATCAGTCGGAGGAACCTGAGGCAGGCGAGAGTAGTACTGGAGGGCCTTGA
- the AGER gene encoding advanced glycosylation end product-specific receptor isoform 2 precursor (isoform 2 precursor is encoded by transcript variant 2) codes for MAAGTAVGAWVLVLSLWGAVVGAQNITARIGEPLVLKCKGAPKKPPQRLEWKLNTGRTEAWKVLSPQGGGPWDSVARVLPNGSLFLPAVGIQDEGIFRCQAMNRNGKETKSNYRVRVYQIPGKPEIVDSASELTAGVPNKVVEESRRSRKRPCEQEVGTCVSEGSYPAGTLSWHLDGKPLVPNEKGVSVKEQTRRHPETGLFTLQSELMVTPARGGDPRPTFSCSFSPGLPRHRALRTAPIQPRVWEPVPLEEVQLVVEPEGGAVAPGGTVTLTCEVPAQPSPQIHWMKDGVPLPLPPSPVLILPEIGPQDQGTYSCVATHSSHGPQESRAVSISIIEPGEEGPTAGSVGGSGLGTLALALGILGGLGTAALLIGVILWQRRQRRGEERKAPENQEEEEERAELNQSEEPEAGESSTGGP; via the exons ATGGCAGCCGGAACAGCAGTTGGAGCCTGGGTGCTGGTCCTCAGTCTGTGGG GGGcagtagtaggtgctcaaaacaTCACAGCCCGGATTGGCGAGCCACTGGTGCTGAAGTGTAAGGGGGCCCCCAAGAAACCACCCCAGCGGCTGGAATGGAAACTG AACACAGGCCGGACAGAAGCTTGGAAGGTCCTGTCTCCCCAGGGAGGAGGCCCCTGGGACAGTGTGGCTCGTGTCCTTCCCAACGGCTCCCTCTTCCTTCCGGCTGTCGGGATCCAGGATGAGGGGATTTTCCGGTGCCAGGCAATGAACAGGAATGGAAAGGAGACCAAGTCCAACTACCGAGTCCGTGTCTACC AGATTCCTGGGAAGCCAGAAATTGTAGATTCTGCCTCTGAACTCACGGCTGGTGTTCCCAATAAGGTAGTGGAAGAAAGCAGGAGAAGTAGAAAACGGCCCTGTGAACAGGAG GTGGGGACATGTGTGTCAGAGGGAAGCTACCCTGCAGGGACTCTTAGCTGGCACTTGGATGGGAAGCCCCTGGTGCCTAATGAGAAGG GAGTATCTGTGAAGGAACAGACCAGGAGACACCCTGAGACAGGGCTCTTCACACTGCAGTCGGAGCTAATGGTGACCCCAGCCCGGGGAGGAGATCCCCGTCCCACCTTCTCCTGTAGCTTCAGCCCAGGCCTTCCCCGACACCGGGCCTTGCGCACAGCCCCCATCCAGCCCCGTGTCTGGG AGCCTGTGCCTCTGGAGGAGGTCCAATTGGTGGTGGAGCCAGAAGGTGGAGCAGTAGCTCCTGGTGGAACCGTAACCCTGACCTGTGAAGTCCCTGCCCAGCCCTCTCCTCAAATCCACTGGATGAAGGAT gGTGTGCCCTTGCCCCTTCCCCCCAGCCCTGTGCTGATCCTCCCTGAGATAGGGCCTCAGGACCAGGGAACCTACAGCTGTGTGGCCACCCATTCCAGCCACGGGCCCCAGGAAAGCCGTGCtgtcagcatcagcatcatcg AACCAGGCGAGGAGGGGCCAACTGCAG GCTCTGTGGGAGGATCAGGGCTGGGAACTCTAGCCCTGGCCCTGGGGATCCTGGGAGGCCTGGGGACAGCCGCCCTGCTCATTGGGGTCATCTTGTGGCAAAGGCGGCAACGCCGAGGAGAGGAGAG GAAGGCCCCAGAaaaccaggaggaagaggaggagcgtGCAGAACTGAATCAGTCGGAGGAACCTGAGGCAGGCGAGAGTAGTACTGGAGGGCCTTGA
- the AGER gene encoding advanced glycosylation end product-specific receptor isoform 7 precursor (isoform 7 precursor is encoded by transcript variant 7) has product MAAGTAVGAWVLVLSLWGAVVGAQNITARIGEPLVLKCKGAPKKPPQRLEWKLGGGPWDSVARVLPNGSLFLPAVGIQDEGIFRCQAMNRNGKETKSNYRVRVYQIPGKPEIVDSASELTAGVPNKVGTCVSEGSYPAGTLSWHLDGKPLVPNEKGVSVKEQTRRHPETGLFTLQSELMVTPARGGDPRPTFSCSFSPGLPRHRALRTAPIQPRVWEPVPLEEVQLVVEPEGGAVAPGGTVTLTCEVPAQPSPQIHWMKDVSDLERGAGRTRRGGANCRLCGRIRAGNSSPGPGDPGRPGDSRPAHWGHLVAKAATPRRGEEGPRKPGGRGGACRTESVGGT; this is encoded by the exons ATGGCAGCCGGAACAGCAGTTGGAGCCTGGGTGCTGGTCCTCAGTCTGTGGG GGGcagtagtaggtgctcaaaacaTCACAGCCCGGATTGGCGAGCCACTGGTGCTGAAGTGTAAGGGGGCCCCCAAGAAACCACCCCAGCGGCTGGAATGGAAACTG GGAGGAGGCCCCTGGGACAGTGTGGCTCGTGTCCTTCCCAACGGCTCCCTCTTCCTTCCGGCTGTCGGGATCCAGGATGAGGGGATTTTCCGGTGCCAGGCAATGAACAGGAATGGAAAGGAGACCAAGTCCAACTACCGAGTCCGTGTCTACC AGATTCCTGGGAAGCCAGAAATTGTAGATTCTGCCTCTGAACTCACGGCTGGTGTTCCCAATAAG GTGGGGACATGTGTGTCAGAGGGAAGCTACCCTGCAGGGACTCTTAGCTGGCACTTGGATGGGAAGCCCCTGGTGCCTAATGAGAAGG GAGTATCTGTGAAGGAACAGACCAGGAGACACCCTGAGACAGGGCTCTTCACACTGCAGTCGGAGCTAATGGTGACCCCAGCCCGGGGAGGAGATCCCCGTCCCACCTTCTCCTGTAGCTTCAGCCCAGGCCTTCCCCGACACCGGGCCTTGCGCACAGCCCCCATCCAGCCCCGTGTCTGGG AGCCTGTGCCTCTGGAGGAGGTCCAATTGGTGGTGGAGCCAGAAGGTGGAGCAGTAGCTCCTGGTGGAACCGTAACCCTGACCTGTGAAGTCCCTGCCCAGCCCTCTCCTCAAATCCACTGGATGAAGGATGTGAGTGACCTGGAGAGAGGGGCTGGGAG AACCAGGCGAGGAGGGGCCAACTGCAG GCTCTGTGGGAGGATCAGGGCTGGGAACTCTAGCCCTGGCCCTGGGGATCCTGGGAGGCCTGGGGACAGCCGCCCTGCTCATTGGGGTCATCTTGTGGCAAAGGCGGCAACGCCGAGGAGAGGAGAG GAAGGCCCCAGAaaaccaggaggaagaggaggagcgtGCAGAACTGAATCAGTCGGAGGAACCTGA
- the AGER gene encoding advanced glycosylation end product-specific receptor isoform 5 precursor (isoform 5 precursor is encoded by transcript variant 5) — protein MAAGTAVGAWVLVLSLWGAVVGAQNITARIGEPLVLKCKGAPKKPPQRLEWKLNTGRTEAWKVLSPQGGGPWDSVARVLPNGSLFLPAVGIQDEGIFRCQAMNRNGKETKSNYRVRVYQIPGKPEIVDSASELTAGVPNKVGTCVSEGSYPAGTLSWHLDGKPLVPNEKGVSVKEQTRRHPETGLFTLQSELMVTPARGGDPRPTFSCSFSPGLPRHRALRTAPIQPRVWEPVPLEEVQLVVEPEGGAVAPGGTVTLTCEVPAQPSPQIHWMKDGLRTREPTAVWPPIPATGPRKAVLSASASSNQARRGQLQVRGLIKSGKQKIAPNTCDWGDGQQERNGRPQKTRRKRRSVQN, from the exons ATGGCAGCCGGAACAGCAGTTGGAGCCTGGGTGCTGGTCCTCAGTCTGTGGG GGGcagtagtaggtgctcaaaacaTCACAGCCCGGATTGGCGAGCCACTGGTGCTGAAGTGTAAGGGGGCCCCCAAGAAACCACCCCAGCGGCTGGAATGGAAACTG AACACAGGCCGGACAGAAGCTTGGAAGGTCCTGTCTCCCCAGGGAGGAGGCCCCTGGGACAGTGTGGCTCGTGTCCTTCCCAACGGCTCCCTCTTCCTTCCGGCTGTCGGGATCCAGGATGAGGGGATTTTCCGGTGCCAGGCAATGAACAGGAATGGAAAGGAGACCAAGTCCAACTACCGAGTCCGTGTCTACC AGATTCCTGGGAAGCCAGAAATTGTAGATTCTGCCTCTGAACTCACGGCTGGTGTTCCCAATAAG GTGGGGACATGTGTGTCAGAGGGAAGCTACCCTGCAGGGACTCTTAGCTGGCACTTGGATGGGAAGCCCCTGGTGCCTAATGAGAAGG GAGTATCTGTGAAGGAACAGACCAGGAGACACCCTGAGACAGGGCTCTTCACACTGCAGTCGGAGCTAATGGTGACCCCAGCCCGGGGAGGAGATCCCCGTCCCACCTTCTCCTGTAGCTTCAGCCCAGGCCTTCCCCGACACCGGGCCTTGCGCACAGCCCCCATCCAGCCCCGTGTCTGGG AGCCTGTGCCTCTGGAGGAGGTCCAATTGGTGGTGGAGCCAGAAGGTGGAGCAGTAGCTCCTGGTGGAACCGTAACCCTGACCTGTGAAGTCCCTGCCCAGCCCTCTCCTCAAATCCACTGGATGAAGGAT GGCCTCAGGACCAGGGAACCTACAGCTGTGTGGCCACCCATTCCAGCCACGGGCCCCAGGAAAGCCGTGCtgtcagcatcagcatcatcg AACCAGGCGAGGAGGGGCCAACTGCAGGTGAGGGGTTTGATAAAGTCAGGGAAGCAGAAGATAGCCCCCAACACATGTGACTGGGGGGATGGTCAACAAGAAAGGAATG GAAGGCCCCAGAaaaccaggaggaagaggaggagcgtGCAGAACTGA
- the AGER gene encoding advanced glycosylation end product-specific receptor isoform 8 precursor (isoform 8 precursor is encoded by transcript variant 8): MAAGTAVGAWVLVLSLWGAVVGAQNITARIGEPLVLKCKGAPKKPPQRLEWKLNTGRTEAWKVLSPQGGGPWDSVARVLPNGSLFLPAVGIQDEGIFRCQAMNRNGKETKSNYRVRVYQIPGKPEIVDSASELTAGVPNKVGTCVSEGSYPAGTLSWHLDGKPLVPNEKGVSVKEQTRRHPETGLFTLQSELMVTPARGGDPRPTFSCSFSPGLPRHRALRTAPIQPRVWEPVPLEEVQLVVEPEGGAVAPGGTVTLTCEVPAQPSPQIHWMKDNQARRGQLQVRGLIKSGKQKIAPNTCDWGDGQQERNGRPQKTRRKRRSVQN; the protein is encoded by the exons ATGGCAGCCGGAACAGCAGTTGGAGCCTGGGTGCTGGTCCTCAGTCTGTGGG GGGcagtagtaggtgctcaaaacaTCACAGCCCGGATTGGCGAGCCACTGGTGCTGAAGTGTAAGGGGGCCCCCAAGAAACCACCCCAGCGGCTGGAATGGAAACTG AACACAGGCCGGACAGAAGCTTGGAAGGTCCTGTCTCCCCAGGGAGGAGGCCCCTGGGACAGTGTGGCTCGTGTCCTTCCCAACGGCTCCCTCTTCCTTCCGGCTGTCGGGATCCAGGATGAGGGGATTTTCCGGTGCCAGGCAATGAACAGGAATGGAAAGGAGACCAAGTCCAACTACCGAGTCCGTGTCTACC AGATTCCTGGGAAGCCAGAAATTGTAGATTCTGCCTCTGAACTCACGGCTGGTGTTCCCAATAAG GTGGGGACATGTGTGTCAGAGGGAAGCTACCCTGCAGGGACTCTTAGCTGGCACTTGGATGGGAAGCCCCTGGTGCCTAATGAGAAGG GAGTATCTGTGAAGGAACAGACCAGGAGACACCCTGAGACAGGGCTCTTCACACTGCAGTCGGAGCTAATGGTGACCCCAGCCCGGGGAGGAGATCCCCGTCCCACCTTCTCCTGTAGCTTCAGCCCAGGCCTTCCCCGACACCGGGCCTTGCGCACAGCCCCCATCCAGCCCCGTGTCTGGG AGCCTGTGCCTCTGGAGGAGGTCCAATTGGTGGTGGAGCCAGAAGGTGGAGCAGTAGCTCCTGGTGGAACCGTAACCCTGACCTGTGAAGTCCCTGCCCAGCCCTCTCCTCAAATCCACTGGATGAAGGAT AACCAGGCGAGGAGGGGCCAACTGCAGGTGAGGGGTTTGATAAAGTCAGGGAAGCAGAAGATAGCCCCCAACACATGTGACTGGGGGGATGGTCAACAAGAAAGGAATG GAAGGCCCCAGAaaaccaggaggaagaggaggagcgtGCAGAACTGA
- the AGER gene encoding advanced glycosylation end product-specific receptor isoform X1, with the protein MAAGTAVGAWVLVLSLWGAVVGAQNITARIGEPLVLKCKGAPKKPPQRLEWKLNTGRTEAWKVLSPQGGGPWDSVARVLPNGSLFLPAVGIQDEGIFRCQAMNRNGKETKSNYRVRVYQIPGKPEIVDSASELTAGVPNKVVEESRRSRKRPCEQEVGTCVSEGSYPAGTLSWHLDGKPLVPNEKGVSVKEQTRRHPETGLFTLQSELMVTPARGGDPRPTFSCSFSPGLPRHRALRTAPIQPRVWEPVPLEEVQLVVEPEGGAVAPGGTVTLTCEVPAQPSPQIHWMKDNQARRGQLQVRGLIKSGKQKIAPNTCDWGDGQQERNGRPQKTRRKRRSVQN; encoded by the exons ATGGCAGCCGGAACAGCAGTTGGAGCCTGGGTGCTGGTCCTCAGTCTGTGGG GGGcagtagtaggtgctcaaaacaTCACAGCCCGGATTGGCGAGCCACTGGTGCTGAAGTGTAAGGGGGCCCCCAAGAAACCACCCCAGCGGCTGGAATGGAAACTG AACACAGGCCGGACAGAAGCTTGGAAGGTCCTGTCTCCCCAGGGAGGAGGCCCCTGGGACAGTGTGGCTCGTGTCCTTCCCAACGGCTCCCTCTTCCTTCCGGCTGTCGGGATCCAGGATGAGGGGATTTTCCGGTGCCAGGCAATGAACAGGAATGGAAAGGAGACCAAGTCCAACTACCGAGTCCGTGTCTACC AGATTCCTGGGAAGCCAGAAATTGTAGATTCTGCCTCTGAACTCACGGCTGGTGTTCCCAATAAGGTAGTGGAAGAAAGCAGGAGAAGTAGAAAACGGCCCTGTGAACAGGAG GTGGGGACATGTGTGTCAGAGGGAAGCTACCCTGCAGGGACTCTTAGCTGGCACTTGGATGGGAAGCCCCTGGTGCCTAATGAGAAGG GAGTATCTGTGAAGGAACAGACCAGGAGACACCCTGAGACAGGGCTCTTCACACTGCAGTCGGAGCTAATGGTGACCCCAGCCCGGGGAGGAGATCCCCGTCCCACCTTCTCCTGTAGCTTCAGCCCAGGCCTTCCCCGACACCGGGCCTTGCGCACAGCCCCCATCCAGCCCCGTGTCTGGG AGCCTGTGCCTCTGGAGGAGGTCCAATTGGTGGTGGAGCCAGAAGGTGGAGCAGTAGCTCCTGGTGGAACCGTAACCCTGACCTGTGAAGTCCCTGCCCAGCCCTCTCCTCAAATCCACTGGATGAAGGAT AACCAGGCGAGGAGGGGCCAACTGCAGGTGAGGGGTTTGATAAAGTCAGGGAAGCAGAAGATAGCCCCCAACACATGTGACTGGGGGGATGGTCAACAAGAAAGGAATG GAAGGCCCCAGAaaaccaggaggaagaggaggagcgtGCAGAACTGA
- the AGER gene encoding advanced glycosylation end product-specific receptor isoform X3, with amino-acid sequence MAAGTAVGAWVLVLSLWGAVVGAQNITARIGEPLVLKCKGAPKKPPQRLEWKLNTGRTEAWKVLSPQGGGPWDSVARVLPNGSLFLPAVGIQDEGIFRCQAMNRNGKETKSNYRVRVYQIPGKPEIVDSASELTAGVPNKVGTCVSEGSYPAGTLSWHLDGKPLVPNEKGVSVKEQTRRHPETGLFTLQSELMVTPARGGDPRPTFSCSFSPGLPRHRALRTAPIQPRVWEPVPLEEVQLVVEPEGGAVAPGGTVTLTCEVPAQPSPQIHWMKDNQARRGQLQALWEDQGWEL; translated from the exons ATGGCAGCCGGAACAGCAGTTGGAGCCTGGGTGCTGGTCCTCAGTCTGTGGG GGGcagtagtaggtgctcaaaacaTCACAGCCCGGATTGGCGAGCCACTGGTGCTGAAGTGTAAGGGGGCCCCCAAGAAACCACCCCAGCGGCTGGAATGGAAACTG AACACAGGCCGGACAGAAGCTTGGAAGGTCCTGTCTCCCCAGGGAGGAGGCCCCTGGGACAGTGTGGCTCGTGTCCTTCCCAACGGCTCCCTCTTCCTTCCGGCTGTCGGGATCCAGGATGAGGGGATTTTCCGGTGCCAGGCAATGAACAGGAATGGAAAGGAGACCAAGTCCAACTACCGAGTCCGTGTCTACC AGATTCCTGGGAAGCCAGAAATTGTAGATTCTGCCTCTGAACTCACGGCTGGTGTTCCCAATAAG GTGGGGACATGTGTGTCAGAGGGAAGCTACCCTGCAGGGACTCTTAGCTGGCACTTGGATGGGAAGCCCCTGGTGCCTAATGAGAAGG GAGTATCTGTGAAGGAACAGACCAGGAGACACCCTGAGACAGGGCTCTTCACACTGCAGTCGGAGCTAATGGTGACCCCAGCCCGGGGAGGAGATCCCCGTCCCACCTTCTCCTGTAGCTTCAGCCCAGGCCTTCCCCGACACCGGGCCTTGCGCACAGCCCCCATCCAGCCCCGTGTCTGGG AGCCTGTGCCTCTGGAGGAGGTCCAATTGGTGGTGGAGCCAGAAGGTGGAGCAGTAGCTCCTGGTGGAACCGTAACCCTGACCTGTGAAGTCCCTGCCCAGCCCTCTCCTCAAATCCACTGGATGAAGGAT AACCAGGCGAGGAGGGGCCAACTGCAG GCTCTGTGGGAGGATCAGGGCTGGGAACTCTAG
- the AGER gene encoding advanced glycosylation end product-specific receptor isoform X2 yields MAAGTAVGAWVLVLSLWGAVVGAQNITARIGEPLVLKCKGAPKKPPQRLEWKLNTGRTEAWKVLSPQGGGPWDSVARVLPNGSLFLPAVGIQDEGIFRCQAMNRNGKETKSNYRVRVYQIPGKPEIVDSASELTAGVPNKVVEESRRSRKRPCEQEVGTCVSEGSYPAGTLSWHLDGKPLVPNEKGVSVKEQTRRHPETGLFTLQSELMVTPARGGDPRPTFSCSFSPGLPRHRALRTAPIQPRVWEPVPLEEVQLVVEPEGGAVAPGGTVTLTCEVPAQPSPQIHWMKDNQARRGQLQALWEDQGWEL; encoded by the exons ATGGCAGCCGGAACAGCAGTTGGAGCCTGGGTGCTGGTCCTCAGTCTGTGGG GGGcagtagtaggtgctcaaaacaTCACAGCCCGGATTGGCGAGCCACTGGTGCTGAAGTGTAAGGGGGCCCCCAAGAAACCACCCCAGCGGCTGGAATGGAAACTG AACACAGGCCGGACAGAAGCTTGGAAGGTCCTGTCTCCCCAGGGAGGAGGCCCCTGGGACAGTGTGGCTCGTGTCCTTCCCAACGGCTCCCTCTTCCTTCCGGCTGTCGGGATCCAGGATGAGGGGATTTTCCGGTGCCAGGCAATGAACAGGAATGGAAAGGAGACCAAGTCCAACTACCGAGTCCGTGTCTACC AGATTCCTGGGAAGCCAGAAATTGTAGATTCTGCCTCTGAACTCACGGCTGGTGTTCCCAATAAGGTAGTGGAAGAAAGCAGGAGAAGTAGAAAACGGCCCTGTGAACAGGAG GTGGGGACATGTGTGTCAGAGGGAAGCTACCCTGCAGGGACTCTTAGCTGGCACTTGGATGGGAAGCCCCTGGTGCCTAATGAGAAGG GAGTATCTGTGAAGGAACAGACCAGGAGACACCCTGAGACAGGGCTCTTCACACTGCAGTCGGAGCTAATGGTGACCCCAGCCCGGGGAGGAGATCCCCGTCCCACCTTCTCCTGTAGCTTCAGCCCAGGCCTTCCCCGACACCGGGCCTTGCGCACAGCCCCCATCCAGCCCCGTGTCTGGG AGCCTGTGCCTCTGGAGGAGGTCCAATTGGTGGTGGAGCCAGAAGGTGGAGCAGTAGCTCCTGGTGGAACCGTAACCCTGACCTGTGAAGTCCCTGCCCAGCCCTCTCCTCAAATCCACTGGATGAAGGAT AACCAGGCGAGGAGGGGCCAACTGCAG GCTCTGTGGGAGGATCAGGGCTGGGAACTCTAG